GATCACAATTCACGATGTCGTCGCGTGGCGATTCCCCGATGAATCGCTGCCGGTGCCCGCGGCGATCGAGGAAGCGCGGCGAGCGGCGGCGGTGATCTGCGTCTCGGAGTTCAGCGCGCGCGAGGCCGTCGAGTTGCTGGGGATCACGGAGCCGCACGTGGTGCACAACGGCGTCGAGGATCGGTTCTTCGACGCCGACCCGCTGCCCATCGACACCCGTCGATCGCTCGGAATACCCGAAGAGTACGTGCTGCACGCCGGCGGCGCATCCCGCCGGAAGAACCTCGAGGCACTGGCCGAGGCCTGGCCGCTGGTGCATCGAGAACGACCCGGCCTCAGTCTCGTGCTCGCCGGTCCGCCGCATCGACGTCGCAATGAACTCTTCGACGGTATGCCGGGTGTCGTTTTGACGGGGCGCCTGCCTGATGAGGTCATGCCCGGCGTCGTCGCAGCCGCGGGCGCCGTCGTCGTTCCCTCGCTGTACGAGGGATTCGGCCTGCCCGCGCTCGAGGCGATGGCCGCGAACGTGCCGGTCGTCGCCGCGGCGACGAGCTCGCTGCCCGAGGTCGTGGGGGGCACCGGCATCCTCGTCGACCCGACCGGTGCGGGAATTGCGGGCGGCCTGCTCGAGGCGACCCGCGGGGACGCGACCGGTGCCCTTGTCCGGGCGGCGCGTGAACGAGCCGCCCGCTTCACGTGGGAACGGTGCGCCGAGGAGCACGCCCGCGTGTGGGCGTCGCTGGCATGACCACGGTCATGCGCGACCCGCGAGCAACCGGAGCACGTCTCTCGGGAACCGGCCGGGCGAAGCCAGCACCTCAGGCAGCAAAGCCGCCGAGGCTTCGAGCGCATTGCAGGACGCCTCGACGGTCTCCCGCGGCGCAGCAGTCGCCGATGCGAGCATCTCTGCGAGCGAAATCCCGAGCCCGAATCGAACGAACCGCGACATGCCGGGCGTGACCACCGACTCGTAGTCGTGGAACTTGAAGGCGCCGCCGCTGAGCGGTGGATCGAGCGTGGTCCAAACGGCAGGGATCCCGTACGCATCGGCCGTGACCAGTCCGTGCAGGGACGTGGTGATGACGACACCGCTGGCCGCGATCTCGCGAACCACGCGTTCCGCAGACTGATGCACATTCACCATACGCACGCGCTGGCCGGCCGACTCGGCGAGCGCGAGGAACGGCACGTGCGATCGGTGGTGGCCGTGCGGCACGAGCACGACGTCCCATCGCTGCTCCGGCCGCGGCCGGTGACGCGCCACGAGGATCCCCGGGTCGCCGAGCGCAACCACGTCGGGTGCGCCGATCAGTTCTCGCGTCAGGTGTCCGCGCACCGCGAGCACCCGCGCCCGCGGCAGCGGGTGCGGCTCTCCATGCAAGAGGCCGCTTCCCCAGACGACGCCGTCCCAGTCGGCTGGCAGAAACTCCAGGATGCTCCCCACGCCCGCGAGCCGCGCACGGGAGGCGACCCGGTGGATCGGCAATACCCCGTAATTGGGGAGGAGCCACGGCGTGAGGTCGTCACCGAAGTTCGGATGACCGTCCCACCAGTGCGTGGGCACCACGATGCCGCCACGCCACATCGGGCGTCGGGTGGTGGCGACTGCAGCGCGCCTCAACTGCCGGAGTCGTCTCGTGAGTGCCCCGGAGTAGCTCATGCCGCGGCCCCGTCTCTGAGGGGTATCGCGGCGTACAGTTCCTCGTACGCGCGCGCCACGCGCACCCACGTGAACTCGCCGACCCGCGTGCGACCGGCGGCGGCGAGTTGCACCCGGAAACGCTCGTCGGCGCTCACGCGCGAGAGCGCACTACCGAGCGCGACCGGGTCCTCGGGGTCGACCAGGATCGCGTCGACCCCGTCGCGCACAAACTCGGACGCGCCTCCCCGGTTCGTCATGACCAGCGGCGCCCCACTGCGCCACGCCTCGAGCGCCACGATGCCGAACGCTTCCATGCGGCTCGGAACGACCACGGCGAGCGCGACCGACATCGCGCCGGCGACTGCCGCGGCATCCAGTCGGCCCGCGAACTCGACGCGATCTCCGAGGCCGAGCTGCTCCGCCGCCGCCTGCAGGCGATCCCGCTCGGGTCCATCGCCCGCGATGACCAACCGGATGTCGCGAGCGAGCTCTGCTCGGGCGAATGCGTCGATCAGCAGGTCGAAGCCCTTCATGTGGCCCAAACGCCCAACGCCGAGCAGGTACCGACCCTCGGGAGCACCTTCGGGGTCATCCGGAGTTTCGAGGTCAACGCCGTTCGGCACGACTGTGCCGCCGATCAGGCCGTGGCTCGCCCGCAAATCGTCGATGACGAACTGCGACGGAGCGGTGACCGCTGTCGCCGCGGCCAGGGCGCGCCGCAGAGCGAAGCGGAGCAACGCCGAACGCGAGAACACCGCGTGATCGTCGGCGACCGTCTCGCCGTGCGACGTGACGATGAGCGGCAGCTTGAAGCGCCGTCCGATCGCGAGCGCGTAGACGCCGTTCGGGCCGAAGCACTGGACGTGCACGAGGTCGGGCTCGAACCGGCGACGCGCGTCCGCCCAGCGACGCCACGCGGACGGCAGCCGAAGCAGGAACCGGAGTACGGCGCCCGGCGACGCAGCGGGCAGCGGTGTCGGCAGGTAGCGCACGGTCACGCCTTCCACATCGCGGATGCCGAGCGATTCGCCGCGATCGACTGTCCAGACTTCGACATCGACGCCGTCGCTCTTCAGTTGCCGGGCGACTTGGCGCACATGCTCCTCGACCCCGCCGACATACGGTGCGTACGAGGAGCTGACGAGTGCGATACGCGGTCGCGCGACGACCGCTGGATCCGCGGTGTCAGGAGCTCCGTGGTCCACGCGTCACGTGCGGCGCCCACTCCGGCGTGACGGCGCCGCCGGAGTCTCGGCCACGAGGTCGTCGGAGTCGGAGTCGGCGTCGCGCGACGCCACGGCGGGGGTGGGTTCCTCGGCGGGGAGCGCCTCCCCATCCGCCGATGTCGTGTAGTCGCGACGGTACTCATACGAGTAGGCCGCCGCGTCGGCTCCGCGCAGCGGCGCCCGGTTCAGCACGATGCCGAGCGCCCGACCGCGCGCTTTGTGCAAGGTGTCGAGGGCCTTGTCGAGCAGGTCGAAGGTCGTCTTCCGGAGGGTGATCACAACCAGCGCGCCGTCGGCCTGATGGGTCAGCACTGCGCCATCCGTTACAGGCAGGAGCGGCGGGGCGTCGATGATCACGGTCGCGTGCTTGGTCAGTTCAGCGATCAGCGCGTGCATGCGCTCCGAGCCGAGCACCTCGCTCGGATTCGGGGGAACACTGCCTGCCGCGAGCACCAGGAGGTTGCTCGCCTTCGGCGTGTGCTGGAGAACCTCGACGAGAGTTGCCCGGCCCGCGAGTACGTCGCTGAGCCCGGCGCCGCCGGGCAGCCCCATCGTCTTCGCGACCATCGACCTGCGCAGGTCGCCATCGACAAGCACCACAGGGGACCCACCCGCCGCGAGCGTGAGCGCGAGGTTGCACGCGATCGTCGACTTGCCGTCGCCAGGAAGCGGACTGGTGACCACGATCGTCTTGGGCGGGTGGTCGACGTCCATGAACTGGAGGTTGGTGCGCAGCGCACGGAGTGCCTCGGAAACCGCGAAGGTGCCGTTCTTGCCGGTGGACTGGGTCGAAGGTTCGATCAGCCTGGTCTCGTCGTCGAGGCCCGGCACGATCGGAATCGTGCCGACGACGGCGACGCCGGTGCGCTGCTCGACATCGTCTGCCGCCCGGATGCGCCGATCGGACACCGTGCGGATCATCGCGAACGCGATGCCGAAGCCGAGACCGAGAATGCCGCCGACCGACACCGCGGTCTGCACGTCGGGAAAGCTCGGTGATGAGGGCAGCGAGGCCACATCGCCGGGGAAGAACTGTGACGGGGGCGGAGCCCGGGCTGCCGTCACCGTCCAGGCCGTCGATCTCGACCTTCATCGCATCGATCCACGCCTCTGCGAGCGCTCGGGCAGACTCCGGCGACGGGCCCTGTGCGCTGACCTTGATGAACGTCGTGTCGACGGGGTTCGACACCTCGATCCGCTGCACGAGGGCCTCGGGCGTGGTGCTCAGACCGAGTTCTTCGATCGCGTGCTCGGCGACCGTGCGCCATCCCGCGATCTCGAGGTAGGTGGCCACTTTGGACCTGGCCAGCGAGTCGCCGAGTGTCGAGGTGCCGAGATCCTCCACACCGGTCGACGAAACGTAGCCGCTCGCACCCGCGACGTAGACGGGGGTCTGGAGCAGCGTCCAGCCGTATCCCGCGCCGGCGCCGACGATCGTCATCAGCAGGATGGCGATCCAGTGCCTGCGCAGTCCGCGCAGGTAGTCGCGGAGCTCCATGCAACCTCCCTGCTGGCCAAGGAGTTACCGCGGCGCGGCAGACCCTTCCATGGGTAGGGTCCATGGTATGCCAATGGTCCCCGATGTGCGTGCAATCGGGTTCATCGACGCCAGCCGACGCCGGCACTGAATGGCACGCGCCGGCCGAGGGGCACTCGGGTGACGAGCTCGTCAGGCCCCTCTTTCGTGCTTCGCTCATGATCCATCGCGCCCAGACAGATGCCCGCGACCACGAATGGAACCGAGACCTGGACGGCAACCCAGAACAGGTCGAACTGCGACTGCACGAAGCGGCTGAGCAGCACCGCGACAGCCAGGGTGCCGAACCGCGGGTCGACATGCCAGAGCGCGACGAGCACGCCGATCCACATCACGAGGAACCCGATGAGCCCGACGACCCCCGCGGAGGCGAGAACCTCCAATTCTGCCTGCGGCGGCTGGTATGGCAGTTCGCCGGGGTTGTACCAGTAGCGGAGTCCGTGCCCGAAGATCGGCGACTCTCGCCAGAAGTGGTACACCTCGCGGAGCCACTCGACTCGCTGGAACACCGAATTGTGCCGGTTCTGTGATTCGATCTGGTCGACCACCATCGAGATCACGAGCCAGGCCGCGGGGATCAGCAGAAGGAGTACCAGTCGGGAGCGTCCGGTGGTACTCCGGCGCAGCACCGCGACCACGATGGCGGCCGCCAGGCCGATGAGTGCCTGACGGGACTGTGCCACCACGATTCCCGCGGCCATCAGCCCGAACGCGAACCGTGCCCAGCCCTTCGTCCATCCCACCCAGTCGGGGTTGAGGTACGCGATGATCGCTCCGAACGCGAGCACCGTTCCGATGAAATTCTTGTGCATCGAGAACGGCCAGCTCGGTGTCGCCGGACCGAAGTTTCCGACCGCATACTGGAATGCGGCCTCCACGACCGTGAGCATCGCGAATGCGCACGTGGTGAACACGATGAGGGAGAGAGCGAGCCTCGCGTGCCCCGCAGCGCCGAGCGCCCACCCGACGATGAGCGCGCCCGAAACGAGTATCCACGCGTGGAACCACTCGATCGTGTTGAGCGCGTATGGGTTCACGACGACGGTGAACAGCGTGGCGAACTGGTATACGAGATTGATCAGCAGCAGTTGACGCAACGGTTTGCTGTAGGGCCGATGGCCGAGCAATAGTGCCGTGCCGAAGGCAGCCGCGAGCGCGGCATCCGATACTGAGAGGTCGCCCCCGCCGAGGCCGATGCGCTGGGAGATCAGCAGGCCCGGCATCGCGAACAACGCGATGGCGAGAGGCGTCGATGTGGTGAGAACGGCCGCGATGACCAACGCGCCGACGACCACGGCGAACGTGGCGCCGCCCACAACCCCGCGCTCGAGGATGAAATACGTGGCCGTGACCGCACCGAAAGCGGCGAGCACCCAGCGCCACGTGTTCGCCCACAAGTCGGCGATCCGCTCACGCCAGAGTTCTCGGCGCGTGCTCGTCGAAGTCATGCCCGGTCCTTCGGTGTGATTCGGTCCAGTATCGCACCCCACATGCGGTGCGCCATTAGTCTGACTGAATGGGCATCCCATCCGTCCAGCGGCGCGGTCGACCTCGATGATCGACCGCAGGGTGGCGATCGTCACGATCAACGACGACACGAACTACGGCAACCGGCTGCAGAACTTCGCGCTCCAGGAGGTCGTGCGCTCGCTCGGGTGGGAGCCGGAGACCCTCCGGAATCGGCCACCGGCGTGGGAGCGCGCACTCCTCGCTCCGCGGATCCTTGACGATCTCCGTCACGACGCCGTTGGCGTCGCGGGCAGGGCCTGGACTCGAACCAGAGGGCGGTTGGGCCGCGGATCTCCGCAGTCGCCGGCCTTCCTGGAGCAACGACGATCTGCCATCGGAGAGTTCGCCCGCGCACACCTCGCTTCTTCGCCGCATCGCTACTCAGAGATGCCCTCAGATTACTGGGCGGACCGCTATTCCTGCGCCATCGTCGGATCGGATCAGGTGTGGAACCCGACCTACCGACGGGCGCAGGGCATCGACTTCTTGGACTTCGTCGGCGAGTCGCAGCGGATCGCATATGCCGCGAGCTTCGGCGTCGAGCACGTGCAGGGGTTCCTCCGCTCCCGGTACCGCACGTGGCTGCAAGGGATCCCGAACATGTCGGTTCGGGAATCCAACGGCCGCCGAATCGTCGCAGAGCTGACCGGCCGAGACGTCCCCGTCGTCGTGGATCCCACGATGCTGGTGGGCCGGCCCGTCTGGGATGATCTCATCGCGAGGCAGCCACCCATCACCAGCGGACCCTACGCGGTGCGCTTCCTCCTCGGCCGACCGACGCCCGAGCAGGACGCCTGGCTGAGACTCCATGCCGATGACGCCGATCTCGCAATCGTCGACCTGCATGCTCTTGACCAGGAGGCGTTCGCCGACGTCGGCCCCGCGGGCTTCGTCGCTGCGATCTCACGTGCCAGCGTCGTGTACACGGACTCATTCCACGCGGGCATCTTCGCACTGCTGTTCCACCGCCCGATCGTGCTTCGCTCCCGCTTCGCGCGGGATGCGCGCTGGGAGGAGCTCATCTCGCAGCACGGCCTGGCAACCCAGCCGACGGGCGTGGAAGGGCTGCAGAAGCTCACAGATACCGATTGGAAGGCCGTCGAGGCACGACGCGAGAAACTCCGCGCATCGTCGCTGATCTTCTTGCGTGGCGCGCTCGACTCCTCAGCCGGCGAAGCGGGATAACACGGTCGACCGGACTTCGTGTTCGCGCACCTTCGCACCCTGCGCCATCCAGATGCGAGGCGGCTGGCGCAGCAACGCGTGCGCGATCCCGTCAGCGGCCCGCGACATCCCGCACAAGAGCTTGCCGCGAACGATGAGGGCGCGAGCCTCGGCGAGCTTGCGTCGAGCGGTGCGGGCCTGATGTGCTCGCCAGATGCCGCGGATGAGCTTTCGCGTGCCGTCCGATTCGAAGTCGCCGTGGTACACGGCCGCCCAGATCTGACGCGCGCCTCGGACGTTCCGCGCACGGTTCCCCGAGGTGTTTAATGCGTGCCGGCGATACCCGACCAGCACACGATCGACCGGAACGAACGGGCCCTGTTTCGCCAGTCGCACCACGAACTCCCAGTCCTCGGCGAGATATCGGCCGTCGAACCCCCCGGCGGCCTCGAACGCGGTACGGCGCACCAGAAGACAGCTGGGCGGGTACACGAGGTTCGACAGGAAGAGGTGCTCGAACTGCACGTCGGCGGTGCTGTCGCGCGGGACCAGACGTTCACCACGTAGATCCTCACGCCCGCGCATGTGCCGCGGAAAGTCGCCAGGATAGAGCACATTGCCATCACCGTCGATGTACTCGGCGAGTACGAACGCGCCCGCCGCGTCGGGCCGACGGTTGACTGCGTCGACCAAGGCTCCGAGCGCCTCCGGATCCCAGAGGTCGTCGGCGTCGAGGAACACTAGGTACATCGAGTGCCCCGAGGCACGTGCTGCTCCCATGTTCCGGGCCTCCGCAACTCCGAGGAGCGGATTCTGCACCAATTGAACGCGTGGATCCGACAGGTGCGTGCGGACGATGCCCGGTCCGTCGTCGGTCGATCCGTCGTCGACGACGACCACCTCGAATTGGCTATACGTCTGTGTGAGCACCGACCGCAGCGTCTCGTCGATGAACCGGCCGCCGTTGTACAGCGGGATCACAATCGTGACGATTGGCGGCCTGGGGTCAGGACGCCCTCCCACGCCCGTGTCGATCTCACGTGTCATACGAGAAGACTCCCACAGGCGCACGAAAGGAGAACCTGAGCCCGCTGGTCCGCCACCGACACGCGGAGCCTGGACTAGCGTCGCCCACGACGAAGCATCGCCTTCGTCTTGACGAGAGGCGCGGTCGCGACCGTGATTAGGAAGGTGACCGGCGCCCGCGACAACCCCCAGGCCAACTCGCTCCAAGCGTGGTAGTAGTCGCGGCGCTTCAAGAATCGGAACAGCGCTGTACCCGCGAGCCGTGCTTCATTTTGTCGAAATCGCTCAAGTCGTTCGCGGAAGAGCCCTGCTGCCTCTACGTTGCCCCGGCCGACCGCAGCCCAGCGCTGGCGGTCGACCATATCCTCCATAGCATTCCGTCGTAGCAGAGCATTCGAGGGCGCAGTCGATGTCATGTTGTTCGCATGGCGCCGGTAGCCGACCAGGAGCGAGTCGAGGTAAACGAGATCACCTCGAAGCGCGAGCCGAAGGGCGAGCTCGAAGTCGGCAAGGATCGGGATCTCAGAACTGAACCCACCGATAGCCACGAAATCCGACCGACGAATGACGAGAGTCGGTCCAAGCGGCGTGTCCGCCCGTCCACTCAACATCGCAGCCGAGTCGGTCTGACGTGACCTCCAGTCGTCGCCAAAAGGACGCCCCTCATTGTCGATATGCCAGTAACCCGAGAACGTGGCAGGTGAAGTCGGATGCTCAGAATGCGCGCGGAGATGTCGTTCGAGCCGCTCCGGAGCCCACACGTCATCGTCGTCTAGGAAGGTGATGAGTTCGGCCGTCGTTTGCGATAC
The Agromyces albus DNA segment above includes these coding regions:
- a CDS encoding glycosyltransferase family 2 protein gives rise to the protein MTREIDTGVGGRPDPRPPIVTIVIPLYNGGRFIDETLRSVLTQTYSQFEVVVVDDGSTDDGPGIVRTHLSDPRVQLVQNPLLGVAEARNMGAARASGHSMYLVFLDADDLWDPEALGALVDAVNRRPDAAGAFVLAEYIDGDGNVLYPGDFPRHMRGREDLRGERLVPRDSTADVQFEHLFLSNLVYPPSCLLVRRTAFEAAGGFDGRYLAEDWEFVVRLAKQGPFVPVDRVLVGYRRHALNTSGNRARNVRGARQIWAAVYHGDFESDGTRKLIRGIWRAHQARTARRKLAEARALIVRGKLLCGMSRAADGIAHALLRQPPRIWMAQGAKVREHEVRSTVLSRFAG
- a CDS encoding polysaccharide pyruvyl transferase family protein, with the protein product MIDRRVAIVTINDDTNYGNRLQNFALQEVVRSLGWEPETLRNRPPAWERALLAPRILDDLRHDAVGVAGRAWTRTRGRLGRGSPQSPAFLEQRRSAIGEFARAHLASSPHRYSEMPSDYWADRYSCAIVGSDQVWNPTYRRAQGIDFLDFVGESQRIAYAASFGVEHVQGFLRSRYRTWLQGIPNMSVRESNGRRIVAELTGRDVPVVVDPTMLVGRPVWDDLIARQPPITSGPYAVRFLLGRPTPEQDAWLRLHADDADLAIVDLHALDQEAFADVGPAGFVAAISRASVVYTDSFHAGIFALLFHRPIVLRSRFARDARWEELISQHGLATQPTGVEGLQKLTDTDWKAVEARREKLRASSLIFLRGALDSSAGEAG
- a CDS encoding CpsD/CapB family tyrosine-protein kinase, with amino-acid sequence MQTAVSVGGILGLGFGIAFAMIRTVSDRRIRAADDVEQRTGVAVVGTIPIVPGLDDETRLIEPSTQSTGKNGTFAVSEALRALRTNLQFMDVDHPPKTIVVTSPLPGDGKSTIACNLALTLAAGGSPVVLVDGDLRRSMVAKTMGLPGGAGLSDVLAGRATLVEVLQHTPKASNLLVLAAGSVPPNPSEVLGSERMHALIAELTKHATVIIDAPPLLPVTDGAVLTHQADGALVVITLRKTTFDLLDKALDTLHKARGRALGIVLNRAPLRGADAAAYSYEYRRDYTTSADGEALPAEEPTPAVASRDADSDSDDLVAETPAAPSRRSGRRT
- a CDS encoding glycosyltransferase → MITIHDVVAWRFPDESLPVPAAIEEARRAAAVICVSEFSAREAVELLGITEPHVVHNGVEDRFFDADPLPIDTRRSLGIPEEYVLHAGGASRRKNLEALAEAWPLVHRERPGLSLVLAGPPHRRRNELFDGMPGVVLTGRLPDEVMPGVVAAAGAVVVPSLYEGFGLPALEAMAANVPVVAAATSSLPEVVGGTGILVDPTGAGIAGGLLEATRGDATGALVRAARERAARFTWERCAEEHARVWASLA
- a CDS encoding glycosyltransferase family 4 protein, with protein sequence MDHGAPDTADPAVVARPRIALVSSSYAPYVGGVEEHVRQVARQLKSDGVDVEVWTVDRGESLGIRDVEGVTVRYLPTPLPAASPGAVLRFLLRLPSAWRRWADARRRFEPDLVHVQCFGPNGVYALAIGRRFKLPLIVTSHGETVADDHAVFSRSALLRFALRRALAAATAVTAPSQFVIDDLRASHGLIGGTVVPNGVDLETPDDPEGAPEGRYLLGVGRLGHMKGFDLLIDAFARAELARDIRLVIAGDGPERDRLQAAAEQLGLGDRVEFAGRLDAAAVAGAMSVALAVVVPSRMEAFGIVALEAWRSGAPLVMTNRGGASEFVRDGVDAILVDPEDPVALGSALSRVSADERFRVQLAAAGRTRVGEFTWVRVARAYEELYAAIPLRDGAAA
- a CDS encoding O-antigen ligase family protein, yielding MTSTSTRRELWRERIADLWANTWRWVLAAFGAVTATYFILERGVVGGATFAVVVGALVIAAVLTTSTPLAIALFAMPGLLISQRIGLGGGDLSVSDAALAAAFGTALLLGHRPYSKPLRQLLLINLVYQFATLFTVVVNPYALNTIEWFHAWILVSGALIVGWALGAAGHARLALSLIVFTTCAFAMLTVVEAAFQYAVGNFGPATPSWPFSMHKNFIGTVLAFGAIIAYLNPDWVGWTKGWARFAFGLMAAGIVVAQSRQALIGLAAAIVVAVLRRSTTGRSRLVLLLLIPAAWLVISMVVDQIESQNRHNSVFQRVEWLREVYHFWRESPIFGHGLRYWYNPGELPYQPPQAELEVLASAGVVGLIGFLVMWIGVLVALWHVDPRFGTLAVAVLLSRFVQSQFDLFWVAVQVSVPFVVAGICLGAMDHERSTKEGPDELVTRVPLGRRVPFSAGVGWRR
- a CDS encoding glycosyltransferase family A protein, which codes for MPAAARSEGKTPMSAASPSASGGRSPSVSIVLATNRDSPYLAETLRSVRAQTMRDWELLIVDNGIPHPQRVEQFIEGDDRMSKITIESSATAGVARNVGVSQTTAELITFLDDDDVWAPERLERHLRAHSEHPTSPATFSGYWHIDNEGRPFGDDWRSRQTDSAAMLSGRADTPLGPTLVIRRSDFVAIGGFSSEIPILADFELALRLALRGDLVYLDSLLVGYRRHANNMTSTAPSNALLRRNAMEDMVDRQRWAAVGRGNVEAAGLFRERLERFRQNEARLAGTALFRFLKRRDYYHAWSELAWGLSRAPVTFLITVATAPLVKTKAMLRRGRR
- a CDS encoding polysaccharide pyruvyl transferase family protein; the encoded protein is MSYSGALTRRLRQLRRAAVATTRRPMWRGGIVVPTHWWDGHPNFGDDLTPWLLPNYGVLPIHRVASRARLAGVGSILEFLPADWDGVVWGSGLLHGEPHPLPRARVLAVRGHLTRELIGAPDVVALGDPGILVARHRPRPEQRWDVVLVPHGHHRSHVPFLALAESAGQRVRMVNVHQSAERVVREIAASGVVITTSLHGLVTADAYGIPAVWTTLDPPLSGGAFKFHDYESVVTPGMSRFVRFGLGISLAEMLASATAAPRETVEASCNALEASAALLPEVLASPGRFPRDVLRLLAGRA